Proteins encoded within one genomic window of Brenneria nigrifluens DSM 30175 = ATCC 13028:
- the baeR gene encoding two-component system response regulator BaeR, whose protein sequence is MTTESAVPVLIVEDEPKLGQLLVDYLQAADYQTRWISNGDEVLDWVKQNPPALILLDLMLPGTDGLTLCRAIRRFSNVPIIMVTARSEEVDRLLGLEIGADDYICKPFSPREVVVRVRTLLRRCGWQAEAQKPADKAALLIDKNSFQASYLGQNLDLTPAELRLLKTLATEPGKVFSREALLDKLYDDYRVVTDRTIDSHIKNLRRKLEQLDEQTSFIRTVYGMGYRWEAEPCELV, encoded by the coding sequence ATGACCACTGAATCCGCCGTGCCGGTCCTGATCGTTGAAGATGAGCCCAAACTGGGGCAACTGCTGGTTGACTATCTCCAGGCGGCGGATTACCAGACGCGCTGGATCAGCAACGGCGATGAGGTGCTCGACTGGGTCAAGCAAAACCCGCCGGCGCTGATCCTGCTGGATCTGATGCTGCCGGGCACCGACGGCCTGACGCTGTGCCGCGCCATCCGCCGGTTCTCCAACGTTCCCATCATTATGGTTACCGCGCGCAGCGAGGAGGTCGACCGTCTGCTGGGGCTGGAGATCGGCGCGGATGATTATATCTGTAAACCGTTCAGCCCGCGGGAAGTGGTGGTAAGGGTAAGAACCCTGCTGCGCCGCTGCGGCTGGCAGGCGGAGGCGCAAAAACCGGCGGATAAGGCCGCGCTGCTGATTGATAAAAACAGTTTTCAGGCCAGCTATCTGGGGCAAAACCTCGACCTGACGCCCGCGGAACTGCGGCTGCTCAAAACCCTGGCCACCGAACCGGGCAAGGTGTTTTCCCGCGAGGCGCTGCTGGATAAACTTTACGATGATTACCGGGTGGTGACCGACCGCACCATCGACAGCCATATCAAAAACCTGCGCCGCAAGCTGGAGCAGTTGGACGAGCAAACCTCGTTTATCCGCACCGTTTACGGCATGGGCTATCGCTGGGAAGCCGAACCCTGCGAGCTGGTGTAG
- the baeS gene encoding two-component system sensor histidine kinase BaeS — protein MKFGITAKLFLAIFATCLLVLITMHWGVRLSFERGFIDYVKRGNEQRVAQLRDALAEQYQQHGDWSFLRNNGRLVFKMLHSMDQNSDDDHAMQGWRVRLWVLDAEKNRLYGSPAPITEESTWQPIRAQNQTVGWVVASSSERLTRNADINFDRQQQRTSWLIVALSTLLAIIATWLTSRGLLAPVKRLVNGIHRLAAGDFSARVTASAHDELGRLAQDFNQLAGALEKNEQSRRAFMADVSHELRTPLAVLRGELEALQDGVRRPDAASLQSLQGEVATLTKLVDDLHQLSLSDRGTLAYRKVSVDVVRLLHIAIATFHERYRKKRITLTTDFPPRAEVFGDAHRLNQLFNNLLENSLRYTDEPGTLHIAAAVRHQRLVITWQDSAPGVTDEQLALIFDRFYRAEGSRNRASGGSGLGLAICHNIVEAHDGRLYAEHSPLGGLLISVELPLHPPE, from the coding sequence ATGAAATTCGGGATCACCGCTAAATTATTCCTGGCGATTTTCGCCACCTGCCTGCTGGTGCTGATTACCATGCACTGGGGCGTGCGCCTCAGCTTCGAACGCGGATTTATCGACTACGTCAAACGCGGCAACGAACAGCGGGTGGCGCAGTTGCGCGACGCGCTGGCGGAGCAATATCAGCAGCACGGCGACTGGTCTTTTTTGCGCAACAACGGGCGCCTGGTGTTCAAAATGCTGCACTCTATGGATCAGAACAGCGACGACGATCATGCCATGCAGGGCTGGCGCGTTCGCCTGTGGGTGCTGGATGCGGAAAAAAACAGGCTGTACGGCTCTCCGGCGCCCATAACGGAAGAGAGCACCTGGCAGCCCATCAGGGCGCAGAATCAGACCGTCGGCTGGGTAGTCGCCTCCTCTTCCGAACGCCTGACCCGCAACGCCGATATCAATTTCGACCGGCAGCAACAGCGCACCAGTTGGCTGATCGTCGCGCTATCGACCCTGCTGGCGATCATCGCCACCTGGCTGACCTCCCGCGGTCTGCTGGCGCCGGTCAAACGGCTGGTCAACGGCATTCATCGTCTGGCGGCGGGCGATTTCAGCGCCCGCGTCACCGCCAGCGCCCACGACGAGCTGGGGCGGCTGGCGCAGGATTTTAACCAGCTTGCCGGCGCGCTGGAGAAAAACGAGCAGTCCCGCCGCGCCTTTATGGCGGATGTATCCCATGAGCTGCGCACCCCGCTGGCGGTGCTGCGCGGCGAGCTGGAAGCCTTGCAGGACGGCGTGCGCCGGCCCGACGCCGCGTCGCTGCAATCGCTCCAGGGGGAGGTGGCCACCCTGACCAAACTGGTGGACGACCTGCACCAGCTCTCGTTATCCGATCGGGGTACGCTGGCCTATCGCAAGGTCTCCGTGGATGTGGTACGGCTGCTGCATATCGCCATCGCCACCTTTCACGAACGCTACCGCAAAAAGCGCATTACCCTGACCACCGACTTTCCGCCGCGGGCCGAGGTGTTTGGCGACGCGCACCGTTTAAACCAGTTGTTCAACAACCTGCTGGAAAACAGCCTGCGCTATACCGACGAACCGGGAACCTTACACATCGCGGCGGCGGTGCGCCACCAACGGCTGGTCATCACCTGGCAGGACAGCGCGCCGGGGGTAACCGACGAGCAGCTGGCGCTGATATTCGACCGTTTTTACCGCGCGGAAGGCTCGCGCAATCGCGCCAGCGGCGGTTCCGGACTGGGGCTGGCCATCTGTCACAATATCGTTGAGGCGCACGACGGACGACTGTATGCTGAGCATTCTCCCTTGGGGGGACTGCTGATTAGCGTTGAACTTCCCTTGCATCCGCCAGAATAG
- a CDS encoding MFS transporter codes for MVTRPASVRWQLWIVAFGFFMQTLDTTIVNTALPAMAASLNENPLRMHSVIVSYVLTVAIMLPASGWLADRIGVKNIFFSAILLFTLGSLLCARAETLNELLISRVIQGIGGAMMVPVGRLTVMKIVPRDQYMAAMTFVTLPGQIGPLIGPALGGFLVEYASWHWIFLINLPVGLAGALATWLLMPNYTMQTQRFDITGFLWLALCMATLTLALDGHHNLGIPPIVILALIATGLISLLSYWLHARHNPRALFNLRLFDTQTFTVALTGGFLARIGSGMLPFMTPMFLQLGMGFSPFHAGMMMIPMVLGSMGIKRVVVQIVNRFGYRRVLIASTLLLALVTLLFALVAMMNWIWLLPVVLFFLGTVNSIRFSAMNTLTLKDLPDPLASGGNSLLSMSMQLSMSLGVSIAGILLGMFSHRHLNMGPAETHSVFLYAYLSMAVIIALPAMIFNRVPPDTDKQLTLPRRS; via the coding sequence ATGGTGACTCGGCCCGCTTCCGTTCGCTGGCAACTGTGGATTGTGGCCTTTGGCTTTTTTATGCAAACGCTGGATACCACCATTGTGAATACCGCGCTGCCGGCCATGGCCGCCAGCCTGAATGAAAACCCGCTGCGCATGCACTCGGTGATTGTTTCCTACGTACTGACCGTCGCCATCATGCTGCCCGCCAGCGGCTGGCTGGCGGATCGTATCGGGGTTAAAAACATCTTCTTCTCCGCCATCCTGCTGTTCACCCTGGGGTCGCTGCTGTGCGCGCGGGCGGAAACCCTGAACGAGCTGCTGATCTCCAGGGTTATTCAGGGGATCGGCGGCGCCATGATGGTGCCGGTCGGGCGGCTGACGGTGATGAAAATCGTCCCGCGCGATCAATATATGGCCGCCATGACGTTCGTCACCCTGCCCGGCCAGATTGGCCCGTTAATCGGCCCCGCGCTGGGCGGTTTTCTGGTGGAATACGCCAGCTGGCACTGGATTTTTCTCATCAATCTGCCGGTGGGCCTTGCCGGCGCGCTGGCGACCTGGCTACTGATGCCAAACTACACCATGCAAACCCAGCGCTTTGATATTACCGGTTTTTTGTGGCTCGCCTTGTGTATGGCGACCCTGACGCTGGCGTTGGACGGGCACCATAATCTCGGCATTCCGCCCATCGTTATCCTCGCCCTGATCGCCACCGGGCTGATCTCCCTGCTCAGTTACTGGCTGCACGCCCGCCATAACCCGCGGGCGCTGTTTAATCTGCGCCTGTTCGACACCCAGACTTTTACCGTCGCGCTGACCGGCGGGTTTCTGGCGCGCATCGGCAGCGGGATGCTGCCGTTTATGACCCCGATGTTTCTGCAATTGGGCATGGGGTTCTCGCCTTTCCACGCCGGGATGATGATGATCCCCATGGTATTGGGCAGCATGGGGATAAAGCGGGTGGTGGTGCAGATCGTTAACCGCTTTGGCTATCGCCGGGTACTGATCGCCTCCACGCTGCTGCTGGCGCTGGTTACCCTGCTGTTCGCCCTGGTGGCGATGATGAATTGGATCTGGCTGCTGCCGGTGGTGCTGTTTTTCCTCGGCACGGTGAACTCGATCCGCTTTTCCGCCATGAATACCCTGACGCTGAAAGATCTGCCGGACCCGCTGGCCAGCGGCGGCAATAGCCTGCTGTCGATGTCGATGCAGTTATCCATGAGCCTGGGGGTCAGTATCGCCGGGATACTGCTCGGCATGTTTTCACACCGGCACCTGAACATGGGGCCGGCGGAAACCCACAGCGTATTCCTGTACGCTTATCTCAGCATGGCGGTCATCATTGCGCTGCCCGCCATGATTTTTAATCGCGTTCCACCCGACACCGATAAGCAGTTGACGCTTCCCCGTCGCTCGTGA
- the mdtC gene encoding multidrug efflux RND transporter permease subunit MdtC — protein MRFFALFIHRPVATILLTLAIALCGVLGFRLLPVSPLPQVDFPVIVVSASLSGASPETMASSVATPLERALGRIAGVNEMTSTSSLGSTRIILVFNLERDINGAARDVQAAINAAQSLLPSGMPSRPTYRKMNPSDAPIMILTLTSDTYNPGQLYDYASTRLAQKISQMSGVGDVSVGGSSLPAVRVALNPQALFNQGISLDEVRQTISQANVRQPLGDIENRRQRWQIKTNDELKTAAAYQPLVIRYNNGAAVRLSDVATVRDAVQNSRNAGMANAKPAVLLVISRAPGANIITTVDSIRAALPELRASLPAEIRLDIALDRSPTIRASLAEVEQSLVIAVALVIVVVFLFLRSGRATLIPAVAVPVSLIGTFAAMYLCGFSLNNLSLMALTVATGFVVDDAIVVLENISRHIEAGMKPLPAALQGVREVGFTVLSMSISLVAVFIPLLLMEGLPGRLFREFAVTLSVAIIISLLISLTLTPMMCARLLRAAPQRGQPRLRGFGRLLLAMQQGYGRSLKWVLNHARWVLALLLGTIALNAWLYISIPKTFFPEQDTGRLTGFIQADQSISFQAMQLKLQTFMTLVRSDPAVDNVTGFTGGSRTNSGSMFITLKPLSQRDVSAQQVVGRLRATLAKEPGATLFLMPVQDIRIGGREANASYQYTLLSDDLGLLRAWEPKIRQALSKLPQLADVNSDQQDKGAEMALTYDRDAMARLGIDVADANALLNNAFGQRQISTIYQPLNQYKVVMEVDEAYTQDVSSLEKMFVINDAGKPIPLSYFARWQPVNAPLTVNHQGLSAASTISFNLAQGATLSDATALVERTMTSLGVPSAVRGQFSGTAQAFQQSQTAQLLLILAAIITVYIVLGVLYESYVHPLTILSTLPSAGVGALLALQWFGAPFSLIALIGIMLLIGIVKKNAIMMVDFALAAQRSGELSARDAIFQASLLRFRPIMMTTLAALFGALPLALTSGDGAELRQPLGITIVGGLVMSQLLTLYTTPVVYLFFDRLRNMRRKTHERISVY, from the coding sequence GTGAGGTTCTTCGCCCTGTTTATCCATCGGCCGGTGGCCACCATTCTGCTGACGCTGGCGATCGCCCTCTGCGGCGTCCTGGGGTTTCGCCTGCTGCCGGTGTCGCCGCTGCCGCAGGTGGACTTTCCGGTGATCGTGGTCAGCGCCTCGCTGTCCGGCGCCTCGCCGGAAACCATGGCGTCATCGGTGGCCACGCCGCTGGAGCGGGCGCTGGGCAGGATCGCCGGCGTCAATGAAATGACCTCCACGAGTTCGCTGGGCAGTACGCGCATTATTCTGGTGTTTAATCTCGAACGGGATATCAACGGCGCGGCGCGCGATGTGCAGGCGGCCATTAACGCCGCGCAGAGTCTGCTGCCGTCCGGCATGCCCAGCCGCCCGACCTACCGCAAAATGAACCCGTCCGACGCCCCGATCATGATCCTGACGCTGACCTCGGATACTTACAATCCCGGACAGCTGTATGACTACGCCTCCACCCGGCTGGCGCAGAAAATCTCCCAGATGTCGGGCGTGGGCGATGTCTCCGTCGGCGGCAGCTCGCTGCCCGCCGTGCGCGTGGCCCTCAATCCGCAGGCGCTGTTCAATCAGGGCATTTCGCTGGACGAGGTGCGGCAGACCATCAGTCAGGCCAACGTGCGCCAGCCATTGGGCGACATTGAAAACCGCCGGCAGCGCTGGCAGATAAAAACCAACGACGAACTGAAAACCGCGGCCGCCTACCAGCCGCTGGTCATTCGCTACAACAACGGCGCCGCCGTGCGGCTGAGCGACGTCGCCACGGTGCGGGATGCGGTGCAAAACTCGCGCAACGCCGGGATGGCCAACGCCAAACCCGCCGTGCTGCTGGTAATCAGCCGCGCCCCCGGCGCCAATATCATTACCACCGTGGACAGCATTCGCGCCGCCTTGCCCGAGCTGCGCGCCAGCCTGCCGGCGGAAATCCGGCTTGATATCGCCCTGGATCGTTCGCCCACTATCCGCGCCTCGCTGGCTGAAGTGGAGCAATCGCTGGTGATCGCCGTGGCGCTGGTGATTGTGGTGGTGTTTCTGTTTCTCCGTTCCGGGCGCGCCACGCTGATCCCCGCGGTGGCGGTGCCGGTTTCGCTTATCGGCACCTTCGCCGCCATGTATTTGTGCGGTTTCAGCCTGAATAATCTCTCCCTGATGGCGTTGACCGTCGCCACCGGTTTCGTGGTGGATGACGCCATCGTGGTGCTGGAAAATATCTCACGCCATATCGAAGCCGGCATGAAGCCATTGCCGGCCGCGTTGCAGGGGGTACGCGAAGTCGGTTTCACCGTGCTGTCGATGAGCATATCGCTGGTGGCGGTGTTTATCCCGCTGCTGCTGATGGAGGGCCTGCCGGGACGGCTGTTTCGCGAGTTCGCCGTTACCTTGTCGGTGGCGATTATTATCTCGCTGCTGATCTCGCTCACCCTGACGCCGATGATGTGCGCCCGGCTGCTGCGCGCCGCGCCGCAGCGCGGCCAGCCGCGTTTGCGCGGTTTCGGCCGCCTCCTGCTGGCCATGCAGCAAGGCTACGGGCGTTCGCTTAAGTGGGTGCTGAACCACGCCCGCTGGGTGCTGGCGTTGCTGCTGGGAACCATAGCGCTCAATGCCTGGCTGTATATCAGCATTCCGAAAACCTTTTTTCCGGAGCAGGATACCGGCAGGCTGACGGGGTTTATCCAGGCCGACCAGAGTATCTCGTTTCAGGCCATGCAACTGAAGCTACAGACCTTTATGACCCTGGTGCGCAGCGATCCGGCGGTTGACAACGTTACCGGCTTTACCGGCGGTTCGCGCACCAACAGCGGTTCCATGTTTATTACGCTCAAGCCGCTGTCGCAGCGCGACGTCAGCGCCCAGCAGGTAGTCGGCCGCCTGCGCGCCACGCTGGCTAAAGAGCCCGGCGCCACCCTGTTTTTAATGCCGGTGCAGGATATACGCATCGGCGGGCGCGAAGCCAATGCGAGTTATCAGTACACCCTGCTGTCGGACGATCTCGGCCTGCTACGCGCCTGGGAGCCGAAAATTCGTCAGGCGCTGAGCAAACTGCCCCAACTGGCCGACGTCAATTCCGATCAGCAGGATAAAGGCGCGGAGATGGCGCTGACTTACGATCGCGACGCCATGGCCCGGCTGGGGATCGACGTCGCCGACGCCAACGCGTTATTGAACAACGCCTTCGGCCAGCGGCAGATTTCCACCATTTACCAGCCGCTCAACCAGTACAAGGTGGTGATGGAAGTGGACGAGGCCTACACGCAGGATGTCAGTTCGCTGGAAAAAATGTTTGTCATCAACGATGCCGGCAAACCCATCCCGCTCTCCTACTTTGCCCGCTGGCAACCCGTCAACGCGCCGCTGACGGTCAACCATCAGGGATTGTCCGCCGCATCCACCATCTCCTTTAACCTGGCGCAAGGGGCGACCCTTTCCGACGCCACTGCGCTGGTTGAACGAACCATGACCTCGCTGGGCGTGCCGTCCGCGGTGCGCGGACAGTTCTCCGGCACGGCGCAGGCTTTCCAGCAGTCGCAAACGGCGCAGTTGCTGCTGATTCTGGCGGCGATTATTACCGTTTATATCGTGCTGGGCGTGCTGTACGAAAGCTACGTGCATCCGCTAACCATTTTGTCCACCCTGCCCTCCGCCGGCGTGGGCGCCTTGCTGGCGCTGCAATGGTTCGGCGCGCCGTTCAGCCTGATTGCGCTGATCGGCATAATGCTGTTAATTGGTATCGTTAAAAAGAACGCCATTATGATGGTGGATTTCGCGCTGGCGGCGCAGCGCAGCGGCGAACTCAGCGCGCGGGACGCCATATTCCAGGCCAGCCTGCTGCGTTTCCGCCCGATTATGATGACCACGCTGGCCGCGCTGTTCGGCGCCCTGCCGCTGGCGCTCACCAGCGGCGACGGCGCGGAACTGCGCCAGCCGCTCGGCATCACCATCGTCGGCGGTCTGGTGATGAGCCAGCTTCTGACGCTCTATACCACGCCGGTGGTGTATCTGTTCTTCGATCGTCTGCGCAATATGCGGCGCAAAACCCATGAACGTATTTCTGTTTATTAA
- a CDS encoding MdtB/MuxB family multidrug efflux RND transporter permease subunit: MRQDSVPASGGGPSRLFILRPVATTLLMVAILLAGIIGYRALPVSALPEVDYPTIQVVTLYPGASPEVVTSAITAPLERQFGQMSGLKQMAAQSSGGASVITLQFQLELALDIAEQDVQAAINAATNLLPSDLPYPPTYSKVNPADPPIMTLAVTSSAMPMTQVQDLADNRIAQKISQVAGVGLVSLAGGQRPAVRVKLNAPALAAYQLTGETIRSAITAANVNSAKGSLDGPTRSVTLSANDQMKSVEDYRQLIVAWRNDAPVRLRDVASVEQAAENTYLGAWANRQQAIIINVQRQPGANVIATTDSIRQMLPGLTASLPKSVEVSTLTDRTLSIRASVKDVQFELLLAIALVVMVIYLFLRNAVATLIPSIAVPLSLIGTFAAMYFLGFSINNLTLMALTIATGFVVDDAIVVIENISRYIEKGERPLHAALKGAGEIGFTIISLTFSLIAVLIPLLFMGDIIGRLFREFAITLAVAILISAVVSLTLTPMMCARLLSHRSLSKQNRFTRASERFFTRLVAAYAVWLRKVLNHPWLTLSVAVGTLALTVLLYLWIPKGFFPVQDNSIIQGTVQAPQSVSFRNMAERQQQVASIIMKDPAVQSVSSFVGVDGTNAALNGGRLQINLHPLNERRERIAEIIARLQQQTAQLPGIQLYLQPVQDLTIDTQLSRTQYQFTLQAMSLDDLSLWVPQLLTELRKLPQLQDVSSDWQDGAAIAYVNVDRDSASRLGISMADVDNALYNAFGQRLISTIYTQASQYRVVLEHDTADNSGLDALNDVRLISSDGGSIPLNSIAAIEERQGPLAINHLDQFPSTTISFNVSSGYALGEAVEAITQAERQMNLPADITTRFQGSTLAFQSALGNTVWLIVAAVVAMYIVLGVLYESFIHPVTILSTLPTAGVGALLALMMAGKELDVIAIIGIILLIGIVKKNAIMMIDFALAAEREQGMSPYDAIYQACLLRFRPILMTTMAALLSALPLMLSTGVGAELRQPLGICMVGGLVMSQILTLFTTPVIYLLFDRLAQRLRGAPRQEEETK, from the coding sequence ATGCGGCAGGATAGCGTGCCGGCCAGCGGCGGCGGACCGTCGCGGCTTTTTATCCTGCGTCCGGTGGCGACCACACTGTTGATGGTCGCCATCCTGCTGGCGGGTATTATCGGCTACCGCGCCCTGCCGGTTTCCGCCCTGCCGGAGGTGGACTACCCCACCATTCAGGTGGTGACGCTCTATCCCGGCGCCAGCCCCGAAGTGGTCACCTCGGCCATTACCGCGCCGCTGGAACGCCAGTTCGGGCAGATGTCCGGGCTGAAGCAGATGGCGGCCCAGAGCTCCGGCGGCGCCTCGGTGATTACGCTGCAATTTCAGCTGGAGCTGGCGCTGGATATTGCCGAACAGGACGTACAGGCGGCGATCAACGCGGCGACCAATCTGCTGCCTTCCGACCTGCCCTACCCGCCGACCTACAGCAAGGTTAACCCGGCCGACCCGCCGATTATGACGCTGGCGGTCACCTCCAGCGCCATGCCGATGACCCAGGTGCAGGATCTGGCGGATAACCGCATCGCGCAGAAAATCTCGCAGGTAGCGGGCGTCGGCCTGGTGTCGCTGGCCGGCGGGCAGCGCCCGGCGGTGCGGGTAAAGCTGAACGCGCCGGCGCTGGCGGCATACCAGCTCACCGGCGAAACGATCCGCAGCGCCATTACCGCCGCCAACGTCAACTCCGCCAAGGGGAGCCTCGACGGCCCGACCCGCTCGGTGACCCTGTCCGCCAACGATCAGATGAAATCCGTCGAGGATTACCGCCAGTTGATCGTCGCCTGGCGTAATGACGCCCCGGTGCGCCTGCGCGACGTCGCCAGCGTGGAGCAGGCGGCGGAAAATACCTATCTGGGCGCCTGGGCGAATCGGCAACAGGCGATCATTATCAACGTTCAGCGCCAGCCGGGCGCCAACGTGATCGCCACCACCGACAGCATCCGCCAGATGCTGCCGGGACTGACCGCCAGCCTGCCGAAATCGGTCGAGGTATCGACGCTGACCGACCGAACCCTCAGCATCCGGGCGTCGGTAAAAGACGTGCAGTTTGAACTGCTGCTGGCCATCGCGCTGGTGGTGATGGTGATTTACCTGTTTCTGCGCAACGCCGTCGCCACGCTGATCCCCAGCATCGCCGTGCCGCTGTCGCTGATCGGCACCTTTGCGGCGATGTATTTCCTCGGCTTCTCCATCAATAACCTGACGCTGATGGCGCTCACCATCGCCACCGGATTCGTGGTGGACGATGCGATAGTGGTGATTGAAAATATCTCCCGCTATATCGAAAAAGGCGAGAGGCCGCTCCACGCCGCGCTGAAAGGCGCCGGGGAGATCGGTTTCACCATTATTTCATTAACCTTTTCGCTGATTGCCGTGCTGATCCCGCTGCTGTTTATGGGAGACATTATCGGCCGGCTGTTCCGCGAATTCGCCATCACCCTGGCCGTCGCCATTCTGATTTCCGCCGTGGTGTCGCTCACCCTGACGCCGATGATGTGCGCCCGCCTGCTCAGCCATCGGTCGCTGAGTAAACAGAATCGCTTTACCCGCGCCAGCGAGCGCTTTTTTACCCGGCTGGTGGCCGCGTACGCCGTCTGGCTGCGCAAGGTGCTGAACCATCCGTGGCTGACGCTGAGCGTGGCCGTGGGCACGCTGGCGCTCACCGTGCTGCTGTATCTGTGGATCCCCAAAGGCTTCTTCCCGGTGCAGGACAACAGCATTATTCAGGGCACGGTGCAGGCGCCGCAGTCGGTCTCTTTCCGCAATATGGCGGAGCGCCAGCAGCAGGTGGCATCCATCATTATGAAAGACCCGGCGGTGCAGAGCGTCTCCTCGTTCGTCGGCGTTGACGGCACCAACGCCGCGCTCAACGGCGGGCGGCTGCAAATCAATCTGCATCCGCTCAACGAGCGCCGCGAGCGTATTGCGGAAATCATCGCCCGGCTGCAACAGCAGACCGCGCAGCTCCCCGGCATCCAGCTCTATCTGCAACCGGTGCAAGATCTCACCATTGATACCCAGCTTAGCCGAACCCAGTACCAGTTCACCCTACAGGCGATGTCGCTGGACGATCTCAGCCTGTGGGTGCCGCAGCTATTGACCGAGCTGCGCAAGCTGCCGCAGTTGCAGGACGTCAGCAGCGACTGGCAGGACGGCGCGGCCATCGCTTACGTCAACGTCGACCGCGACAGCGCCAGCCGTCTGGGCATCAGCATGGCCGATGTGGACAACGCGCTCTATAACGCCTTCGGCCAGCGCCTGATCTCCACCATTTACACCCAGGCCAGCCAGTACCGTGTGGTACTTGAGCACGATACCGCCGACAATAGCGGTCTGGATGCGTTAAACGACGTGCGCTTAATCAGCAGCGACGGCGGCAGCATTCCGCTCAACAGCATCGCCGCCATCGAAGAGCGGCAGGGGCCGCTGGCCATCAATCATCTCGACCAGTTTCCCTCCACCACTATCTCCTTCAACGTCAGCAGCGGCTATGCGCTGGGGGAAGCGGTAGAGGCCATCACCCAGGCGGAACGGCAAATGAACCTGCCCGCCGATATCACCACCCGTTTCCAGGGCAGCACGCTGGCCTTCCAGTCGGCGCTGGGCAACACGGTGTGGCTGATCGTCGCCGCGGTGGTGGCGATGTATATCGTCCTCGGCGTGCTGTATGAAAGCTTTATCCATCCGGTGACCATCCTTTCAACGCTGCCTACCGCCGGGGTGGGAGCGTTGCTGGCGCTGATGATGGCGGGCAAGGAACTGGACGTGATCGCCATTATCGGCATTATTTTGCTGATCGGCATCGTCAAGAAGAACGCCATCATGATGATCGACTTCGCGCTGGCCGCCGAACGGGAACAGGGCATGAGCCCGTATGACGCCATCTACCAGGCCTGCCTGCTGCGCTTCCGCCCGATCCTGATGACCACCATGGCAGCCCTGCTCAGCGCCCTGCCGCTGATGCTGAGCACCGGCGTCGGCGCCGAATTGCGCCAGCCGTTGGGGATCTGCATGGTCGGCGGTCTGGTGATGAGCCAGATTCTGACCCTGTTTACCACCCCGGTGATTTACCTGCTGTTTGATCGGCTGGCGCAGCGGTTGCGGGGCGCGCCGCGTCAGGAGGAGGAAACCAAGTGA
- a CDS encoding MdtA/MuxA family multidrug efflux RND transporter periplasmic adaptor subunit: MNAKRLLHLLIFVAVVVAALLLWRHFTQPQTTAGQSGDRAAPAARQGNGAGRRAAMNVLPPVQAARTGSASVPYYLSALGTVTASNTVTIRSRVDGELMALHFQEGQQVNAGDLLAEIDPRPFQVELTQAQGQLAKDRAILANARQDLARYQQLVKTNLISRQELDAQQGLVRQSEGGVTADEGAVASAELQLAYSKIIAPIGGRVGLKQVDVGNYITSGDTNGLVVITQTQPIDVVFTVPEGEIATIVKARKSAQAPIVEAWDRANQQKLSQGSLLSMDNQIDVTTGTLKLKARFENSDDALFPNQFVNIRMKVDTLQNAILAPAAAVQMGNEGRFVWILNDKNEVSKRLVTTGIQYGQQMVITAGLSADVLVVTDGIDRLTEGAKVEVLSSDATDKTPLISGEKP; the protein is encoded by the coding sequence ATGAATGCCAAACGCCTCTTACACCTGTTGATATTTGTTGCCGTCGTTGTTGCCGCTCTGCTGCTCTGGCGTCATTTCACCCAGCCGCAAACCACCGCCGGCCAGAGCGGCGATCGTGCCGCGCCCGCGGCGCGCCAGGGAAACGGCGCCGGCCGCCGGGCCGCCATGAACGTGCTGCCCCCGGTGCAGGCCGCCCGGACCGGTTCCGCCTCGGTTCCCTACTATCTTTCCGCGCTCGGCACCGTTACCGCCTCCAATACCGTCACCATCCGCAGCCGGGTTGACGGCGAACTGATGGCCCTGCACTTTCAGGAAGGGCAGCAGGTCAACGCAGGCGATCTGCTGGCGGAGATCGATCCGCGGCCGTTTCAGGTAGAGCTAACCCAGGCTCAGGGGCAGTTGGCAAAAGACCGGGCGATACTCGCCAACGCCAGGCAGGATCTGGCCCGCTATCAGCAGTTGGTGAAAACCAACCTGATCTCCCGTCAGGAGCTGGATGCGCAACAAGGGCTGGTGCGGCAGTCGGAGGGCGGCGTCACAGCGGATGAAGGCGCGGTGGCCAGCGCCGAGCTACAGCTGGCTTACAGCAAAATCATCGCCCCCATCGGCGGGCGGGTGGGGTTAAAGCAGGTGGACGTGGGAAACTACATCACCAGCGGCGATACCAACGGTCTGGTGGTTATCACCCAGACGCAGCCCATCGATGTGGTATTTACCGTGCCGGAAGGCGAGATCGCCACCATTGTCAAGGCGCGCAAATCGGCGCAGGCGCCGATCGTGGAAGCCTGGGATCGCGCCAATCAGCAGAAGCTGTCACAGGGCAGCCTGCTGAGCATGGATAACCAGATCGACGTAACCACCGGCACCCTCAAGCTCAAAGCCCGTTTCGAAAACAGCGACGACGCCCTGTTCCCCAATCAGTTCGTCAATATCCGCATGAAGGTGGATACGCTGCAAAACGCCATCCTCGCCCCCGCCGCCGCGGTACAAATGGGCAATGAAGGGCGCTTTGTCTGGATACTGAATGATAAAAACGAGGTGAGTAAACGTCTGGTCACCACCGGTATTCAATACGGCCAGCAAATGGTGATTACCGCCGGTCTGAGCGCCGACGTGCTGGTGGTGACCGACGGCATCGACCGTCTGACCGAAGGCGCCAAAGTCGAGGTGCTCTCCTCCGACGCCACGGATAAAACGCCGTTAATCAGCGGAGAGAAACCCTGA